Below is a genomic region from Apodemus sylvaticus chromosome 14, mApoSyl1.1, whole genome shotgun sequence.
agccattctattatcagataaaattgactttcaacctaaagtcatcgaaagagacatggaaggacacttcttgctggtcaaaggaaaaatccacgacaaagaattctcaattctgaacttctatgctccaaatacaagggcaccaaactttactaaagctcaaagcacacattgcacttaacacaataattgtggataacttcagcactccactctcctcaatgtaccgatcaggaaaagagaaactaaacagggacacagtgaaactaattgaagcgttggaccaattggatttaagagatttatatagaacatttcatcctaaagcaaaagaatatacctttttctcagcacctcatggtaccttctcaaaaatcgatcatataattggtcacaagacagacctcaacaaatataagaagatcaaataatcccatgcctcctatcagatcactatggagtaagtgtggtcttcaatagcaacaaaaacaacagaaagcccacatacacatggaacctgaacaatactctactcaatgataccttggtcaaagaagaaataaagaaagaaatcaaagacattttagaatttaatgaaaatgaaggcacaacatacccaaatatatgggacacaatgatagccgtgctaagaagaaaactcatagccctgagtacctccaaaagaaactggagagagcatacactagcagcttaatggcacacctgaaagccctggaacaaaaagaagctaatttccccaagaggagtagaagacatgaagtcatcaaactcagggctgaaatcaatcaagtagaaacaaagagaaccatacaaagaatcaacaaaaccaggagcaggttctttgagaaaatcaacaagatagataaacccttagccagactaaccaaagggcacagagacattatccaaattaacaaaataagaaatgagtagggagatataacaacagaaactgtgaaaattcaaaaaaattcaaaaatcagatcctactacaaaagcttatactcaacacaactggagaatatggaggaaatggacaatttcctagacagaccccaaataccaaaattaaatcaggatcaaataagtcatctaaacagtcccataacccctaaagaaataaaaggggctatagaaagccttccaacccaaaacgcacaggaccagatggttttagtgcagaattctatcagcccttcaaagaagacctaacaccaatactcttcaaacgattccagaaaatagaaacagaaggaacattacccaactcgttctaagaagtcacaattatgctgataccaaaaccacacaaagatccaacaaagaaagagaacttcaggccagtcttccttacgaatattgatgcaaaaatactcaataaaattcttgccaaccgaatccaagaacacatcaaaacaatcatccactgtgatcaagtaggcttcatctgagggatgcagggatggttcaatatacggaaatccgtcaatgcaatccactacataaacaaactcaaagaaaataaccacatgtcatttcattagatgctgaaaaagcatttgacaaaattcagcatcctctcaagctaaaagtcttggaaagaacaggaattcaaggcccatacctaaacacagtaaaagcaatatacagcaaaccggtagccaacatcaaactaaatggagagaaacttgaaccaatcccactaaaatcagggactagacaaggctgcctctctctccatatcttttcaatatagttcttgaagttctagctagagcaatcagacaacataaggaagtcaaagggatacaaattggaaaggaagcagtcaaactatcactatttgcaggtgatatgatagactacttaaatgacccaaaaactccatcagagaactcctacacctgataaacaacttcagcaaaatggttataaaatcaactcaagcaaatcagtagccttcctatactcaaaggataaacaggctgagaaataagttagggaaatgagacccttcacaacagccacaaataatataaagtatcttggggtgactctaaccaaacaaataaaagatctgtatgacaagaacatcaggtctctgaagaaggaaactgaagacctcagaaaatggaaaaacttccatgcttgtggattggtaggattaatatagataaaatggccattttgccaaaagcaatatacagattcaatgcaatccccaacaaaatcccaattcagttcttcatagtaaCAACAAagtcaggatagctaaaactattctcaacagtaaaagaacttctgggggaatcagtatcccagacctcaagcaatactacagagcaatagtgttaaaaactgcatggtattggtacagtgacaggcaagtggatcaatggataggattgaagacccagaaatgaacccagacacctatggtcacttgatctttgacaaaggagaggaaaacatccagtagaaaaaagatagccttttcaacaaatggtgctggttcaatggaggtcagcatgcagaagaatgcgaattgatccattcttatctccttgtactaagctcaactccaagtggatcaaggatctccatataaatccagacacactgaaactaatagaaaagaaactggcaaagacccttgaggacatgggcacacgggaaaagttcatgaacagaacactaatagcttatgttctaagatcaagaattgacaaatgggacctcataaaattacaaattttctgtaaggcaaggacactgtcaaaatgatgAAACagctaccaacaaattgggaaaagttcttctccaaccctacatctgacagggttaatatccaatatatacaaagaactcaagaagttagattccagagaaccaaataaccctactaaaaaatgggatacagagctaaacaaagaattttcacctgaagaaattcggatggctgagaagcaccttaagaaatgttagatatcattagtcattagggaaatgcaaatcaaaacaaccctgagatttcacctcacaccagtcagaatggctaaggttaaaaactcaggagacatcaggtgttgatgaggatgtggagaaagaggaacactcctccactgctggtgggattgtaagatggtacaaccactctggaaatcagtctggtggttcctcagaaaagtgggcatgacacttcctgaggaccctgctataccactcctaggcatataccctgaggatttcCCGGCACGCAACAAGGActcatgctccgctatgttcatagcagccttatttataataggcagaagctgaaaagaacccagatatttctcaatggaggaattgatacagaaaatgtggtatatttacacaatggaattctactcagcaattaaaaacaatgaattcatgaaatttttaggcaaatagttagaactggaaaatatcatcctattttccaaaagaatacacatggaatgcaatcactgataagtagataataaTTATCCCAAAGGTTATGAATATTCGAGAcctaattagcatatcaaatgattcccaagaagaaggaaggagagggccctggtcctggaatggcttgatccagcattttaggggagtacaaggacagagaCATGGTAGGGggtggtgattggggaatgggcagaaggaagagggggaaccaggaaagggaaagcatttggaatgtcaacaaagaatatggaaaaaaaagaaacagtgatCAGCCTGGCTGAAGAGCTGACAGGCTCCTGACCTTTGCTGGTAGCTAGAGAGCAGAGTTTTTTGAGAACATAAAGTTTTAACGTACAAAGTGACCAAGCTATTCTGACCAttctgaccaagacaagacaaaataaaaataacagtttCCTGaatcacccccaccccagcccctcctgctGCTGGGTCCCAGGGAAAGCCACAAACTATCAACAATCTTATGGCAAAAATCTCTCTTGAcctgtaaatttaaaaacatattactCATAGTAATCCACAACCCTTGCAAATAGGGTATAAAAGATGCATGCTTTCTGTGTTCGGGGTTGACTCTGCCTGCATGGCTGAGCAACCCCACGTACATGAGTACATGgatgtctgctttctgtgttctgGGCAAACTCTCCCTGTGAGGATGAGTGACCCCACGTACGTGGAACAAAAAACCTCATGCTCTTGCATCAATCTTTTGTCAAGCTGTGTGCTGAGGAGTTGTGCACCTGAACTCAGACCCTGAGGAGTCTGTTGAGTTACAACACTACCTACAGCCTGCTGCCCAAGCCTCATATTTCTAGTAAATAAAGGCTTAATCTGACATATCCTGGGAATGAGCATTAGATATCAACTCTGGGAGATATTATAGTATAGTGTCAGTGAACCTGGGATTAGGCTTGCTAGATAATGGGGGTATCACCAGAGAGGAAGACTAGAAAGATCTATAATTAGCCCTGTCCTCCATGATGATGTAATGGTAACTATTCATATTGCCAAAGTAAAGTTTGGTCATACTTTGGAGTGAAATGAAATGAACCGACTTCAGTGAGAGATGGTGCTGGGAATGTGACCAAATGCAATTGAGTAGGTGAATTCAAAACTTGGTGAATACAAAGCTAAAATAGGCACAGCCATGATGTCAAAAAAGTAGAGCAAACTTGTCTGCAGCAAGTGAGGTGAGTAAGGAATAGGAATGATTCCCAAAACAATGTTTTCCCCCTAAATAGAAGAAGCATGGGATTTTACTATGGGATGCCATTTGTACTCAAATGTGGATAGGCCAATTCTTAAGCATATTGATCTTAAGCTATTGTAGATTTATTTTGGGGGGCATTTAGTTCAAAGTCTTAGAATACATAAATGATTAAAGTAAACAGAAATGCTTCTGAGTATGTTCAGTTTGCACCATAAATTTTTaactgaaaagaaaagatatttagAAGTAACATTCATATAAATCTACTCTCAAGAATGTCTACTTGGCTTAGTCACTTATAAGTTCCTGACTAAGACATTTGTGGGATCAggcattgtcttagggttttaccactgtgaacagaaaccatgaccaaggcaactttcataaggatgacatttaattggggctggcttacaggatcagaggtgcaatccattatcatcaaggcaggagcatggcagcatccaggcagatgtagGGCTAGAGAAgttgagagttccacctcttgttccgaaggcagctagcagaagactgactttcaggcagcCAAGACAAGGGGATTAAGGACCacctccacaatgacacacctactccaacaaggctatacctccctgggccaagcatatacaaaccatcacagggatagatgatatagatttcCTGAAGGATTGCATGCTTTACCTTTCTAGTCAGAGAAATGAAACTCTCAAGGTAAAGGTCAAGATAGGCCTTAGGATCATGGCAGGGCAGTCTAACATTGTAGCTCGAAGAAATATAcatatgtttgttttcttaaatattaagGCATTTAAATATAGCACAAATAATGAACAAAATAAGCAAAGCTATTTGTAGCCTAAAATATATAGGTAATGTCCCTATGAATCAGAGTCAAAACAGTTAAGGAAACAGATCagataaaaaataaggaaaaataaatccaTCCCTGCTGTGTACCCTGGTCACACTTGGACCTAGGACAGGTGGCAGTCATCGCTTCTCAGCTTTTTGGGACTTTTCACCTGCCTTGTTCACTCCTCCAGGGAAAGTGGCCTTAGCTAACTGGTTAGCCACCAGCCTTTAGTCTCCACCTGGCCCCAAGTTCTAAGATTTGGTGACAGAAATGAAGAGGGGTATAACCTTGCAAGGTGCACAGACAGTTCCTGTTTTCCAAATGTCATTCCTCTTCCTTGCAGGGAGCTCTTCATTCCTGAAGGATGTGGAGAATTTCAGAAACATGCTGCAACATGCATTTTAGTACTGGAGCTGGGTTTAAGAATCAGGGGTTATAAATGTGATTTCAGATGTAGGCCCACAGCCCAGCCTGTTCATAAGAACACCCATAATACAAACATAAGTAGAGGTCTGATTACTTAAGTACACATTTTAAGGCTAGGTTTTGTTTGCCTGAGTttaaaactttgtgtgtgtgtacctttgtttttataaaacattacaaAGACAAAGTATCTCTTGAGATCTCCAGTATAGTAAAAGCTGTATTTAATAAATGCCTCATCATAAgcctcaaagaaataaaataaaaataaataaataaaataaaaaagaaagaaaattaaggaaaaaatggACACTCATATTTTATACAATTTCAATGAATGTGGTTTTCAATTTTTGACTATAACAAAAGATCTTATAAGATTTAAGCTATATAACCAACTTAAGTAGGACAAtaggcaaaaatactcattatTACTGGGCTTTTTGTTGGTTCATAGGGCAGATATTCTAAAAGCTGTTAACGGGCTTCTTCCTAACAATGATCCCCTTGCAGATCATTTAAAAAAGATCATGTCCTAAGCCTGGAGAAATAAGGCCACTCTCCCCTTTAGCTGTTTCCTTGTGGGCCAGAATTAAGAAGTTATGCTGTGTTATGGCTTCACAGCTTCTCCCCCTCAAAGCCGCACAACATATATGGGAGGAGTTAGGAAGAGGAGTGGGAGTGAAAATGATCAAAGTACATGGTATTAAAttctaaacattaaaaattacaaaatcacCCAAAAAATCTCACACATGTACTTGTTCTTTGTAGGTGGCACAACATAGTAAGAAGACCTCTGCTCTTAAGGATACAAAAGTCAATGAGGGAGAAGATACAGGCTGCTATATATTGGCAATAAGGCTAAGTTAAGAGGTGTGAAGCAGTGCGCCTCTACAAATCACCAGAGAGTGAAAGTTCTCTCTCAACATATCAGACCCATTCTTCAAAATGAGCCTCAGGAAATCAAGTCATACTTCAGAAGCCCATCAAGGAAATAAGAGAGAGCAAACTGACTTGTCTTTTTTTCTGAGCACATGCTCCATGTTACCTGAAAGCCATGTCACATGgagaaagcacacacatacataaacactttATCTGAACATTTATTGGGGATAATCAGTATTGTCAATAAAGGATGGAGTACTGATTTtgggagagattttttttctgggagAAATTCAGGAAAAGAATTTTATGTTGTAAAATTGAGATGTGCTTCCTGGCAGAGAGTCTACAATTCAGGGTTGCAACTGAAGGTACCTACAGATGAGATTGGTGAATCTCTGGCTACTGTGGGGGCATGGATGGGTGCTGCCTCTAACACAGTAGCTTCTTCTGTAAAGCCATGAATTTCTGGAATTGTATGgatctgtctgtcactgtctccTATCCATTTCTTTTGACCAATAAAAGCATCACCCGCACCAAGCTCTCCTGTTTTGCAGGCTGTAGGAGGGAAGTCCTTTGTTCTGGCACTTGTCTAAGACATATGGAAGCATTAAGGGCTCCTGTTGCTATTCTGCATTAAACTCTGCTGTGAACAAGTGAACCTGATGCACCTGAGTGTTATTCATGGGTCCACTTGGAAAGGCTCTGGTCACAAATGAGTAACAGTTTGTAAGTGAATTTATCTGAGACAGAAAGCATGTCATTTTGGGGCCATAGAGCTTTGATGGGTTGACTGCTTTCTGATTTAAGTTTCTCTTCCCTGGACACCTGACCATTAAAGTCAGATGCCTGACTTTCCTGGGGACCTGATAATCTCTTCAGGCCCTTCCAACTAACAGTGTATTTTGTGCTTTTGTTGTATTCACATCTGCCCCTTGAGCACTTTTAGACTGGCTGGTATTCAAGATCTTGGTAGATCATGGTTGAAGACTACTGAGATGCCCTCCCTTACAAACCTTATTGGATACAAATACTTTTTTGCCAGTCATCTTTGTTTCTTGAGGGTACTGGACTGTTTTGCCAGAATTTAGTCTCTTACCCAATGGCACGGGGTCGACCTCAGCCAACATTCTGGGCATATCTGAGCTATGTCTATTGCCCTTTTACTCTTCCAGGCTGGTGTTGTCAAAGGATGTCTGTTGCATGACAGACTTTTTTCACTGTAGATATGGTCTTTATATACCCATCCTTGTTATCAGAAGACTTCTGGGCCTTGCGGTCTTCCTTGTTCACATAAGAGGTAAAAGGGAAAGGGCCATGCCTTGATTTGGACATAGTGCTAGTTATCTGATTCTCATTGGTTTTATTGAGATGCATGGTCCAATGTTCTTTCATAGAAATTTCAAGTTTTTTCTGACATTGGCTCACCTCTGAGGTCTCTGAGAGTTTGCATGAAAGAATGTCTGAGTGGCATTGTAGGTTTGTCTCACAGCCAGACTGCAGGCTATTATCTAGAGTGCCCTTAGTGATACTCCATGTCTTCTGGTTTTCAACAGTATCTAGGCTATATCTCTTTGCTTTCAACAGTTTCTTCTCTAATTGCTTTGCTGGGAAGTTTCCAGGTTGGCTCAATACAATGTTGTGTAGGTCTTTCCTGCACTGTTGCTTAAAGAAAGGAATCCATGAAAGCCCATAGTTGCTTTTGGATGAGGGTGACTCTGGAAGTTCTGCCTGAGGATTCTTCCATAACAAAGACTCACGGATCCTCTTGGGCAGGCCCCAGCGTTGTAGGATGAGCCTCTTTCGGAGGTGGTGCTCAAATTTCTTCCGGAGCTCACTGGTGATAAGACAGTTTTCAAAAGAGATAGACCTTGGAACATGGGTCTTAGAGGGCTGACTGACCAATGAGGGATTGGGAGGTGGGGGACAAAATTTTTGCTGGGACTTTTTGACTACAGTGAGTAAACCCCATactctttcctgtttctttttcaaGATGTTGTATTCCAGACAGTGGATTGCAGATGGCTCAAGAAGTTGTGCCTCATCCTGGGGATTGTGAAAATACACCCCACAGATTCTGAGTTGGGAATGAGACGGTGACAGCACTAGAATTGGGGGTTGAAGCTGGACCTGGGGATTGACTTGAGGTACAAGTTGGGACTGAGATTGGGACAGACTTTGGGACAAGTTATGTAGCTGACTTTCAGGCAAGGGCAGAGGTGCATGGTGGGTAAGTACTGGGGAATCTGAGAATCTGTTGAAGCATCTAGAGGTCAGGGAACTCTCAGTCAACACAGTAGCAATAGAGTTCatggactcactgtgtagagaAGGGAGTCCACAGAAGAATTGGGTGTGTTTATCCTCTAGCTGATCTTCAGAGGTCTTGGAATAAGACAGCTGCTGGGGTATGTGAAGTCTCTCTTTGCTGCTCCCCAAAGGATGGGAAACTGCCAAGTTCTGATGATCAAACTCCGAGGTTTTCCCCCAAGTTTTAAGTGAATCAGCCTTCCTTCCATCTTGTGTCTCAAGTAGTGCCACAGTACCAAAACTGGAAAAGTGAAGGTTTCCAGGCAATTTGAGGTAGGTTGTGGTGTTTCCCCATAAATAGGATTCAGAAGAATGGAGATCAAGAAGCTCTTGGTTAACTGAGTGTGCTGGCTCCAACTGGGAAGAGTTGCCTGTATCAGTCTGCTGCTGGATAAATTCTGACACTGCATGACTTGAACTGTAAATGCTGTTGTTTATTGGGACATCAGTAAAAAGCTCCCCAGGAATGCCTACCAGAGAGAGAATAGCTGTTGGTTGGAGAAGCAGTTCTGTTTCCTGAGTGGCATATTGTGGAAGAGGCAaagaggcaaatggatggagagaatcaTGGTCCAGTAGGGATTTGGCATTCACAGGAGGAATAGACTCTGATAGTACAGTGTCATCCAGTGGTGAGGCAGAAAGTATGTCTTCCAGGTGCACACTCTGATGAGGTAAAATAATGGAGGAAGACTGCAGAGAAGGCTCATATGTAGGGTCTGAAATTGAATATCCTACAGCATTTTCTGGGAGAGAAAGGGATAAAGTCAGTGATGTCTCAGTCGCAGAAAATGTGGAGTCCATACTGGATATAGAGGCAGCACCATCTTGGAGGGTGGCCTGACAAAGCAGACGACTGATCTTAGCAGTTGCTCCATTACACACACCACAGAAGGGATCTGGAAATAGTAGTTGCGGAAAGTTGGAGGAATCATACAGCTCACCTAGGGGGCTGTGGAAGATAGAAATTTCAATTCTGTTGTAAAGACCAGCATTGAAAAGGGCCTTCTTGCTTAGCTGTGATGGAGATATTTgaagagcatatatatatatataatgctataataatatatatatatatataatgacacCCATGGCTTCTAGAGATGCTATAAACTCTCTTCATGCTTCTCATTTGTGTACTTGTCCCTTTGGATGCCTTTCCCTTGACAAGAGCAAGCTATGCTGAGTCTCTATGATGCTTTGATCATAAGAAAATGAGGCCCAGGAAAAAGAGAATAATCACCTTTGCACAACAGACAGCAGTTTCCTCTGCTCCTGTGTTTTTCTCTGGGTAGTTCTACACCCTAGGAAAGCAGAAGTATTAGTTgtagggaagaaagaaatatcAAACAATagtcattttaaaggaaaatacttAGGCTATTAAAGTCTGAAAGTATCAACAAGAAGTAAACAAGGTCAAATTGTCATTAAGAGGACTcaaatgggactggagagatggttcagcggttaagagcatggactgctcttccaaaggtcccaagttcaaattccagtaaccacatgatgactcacaaccatacataaagagatctaaagccctcttctggtgtgtctgaagacagctatagtgtacttagatgtaACAATAAATCTTCTTTAGGCGGAAGTGAGTGGGGTAAAtgggagcaagcagaggtcctgaattcagaaTTCCCAtgcagccacatgatggctcacagccatcagtacagctacagtgtactcatatacattagataaataaataaataaataaatattaagatgACTTGCATGTTATGTGACTTTATATAAAAAGTATCTTTATCTACATTATCCCATGTAATGATACTTAAAATGCCATGTAAAGCACACAAGTCTTGGTTTCCTCAGAGGTATATTTGCACCTAGGTGTTAAGCATGTGTATCATATCAGGAGGCAGGAATGTGTGGctccaaaacaaccaaccaatcaaccaaccaaccaaccaaccaaacaaacaaacaaacaaacaaacaaacaaacaaacacatagtaCTCCCTGGATATAACCAGTGCTCATTGCATATGTGGAACCCACTATCCTGATGGTGTGTGGCAGCTTCATGtccacaggagtgcagagagagagaattgactcTGGCATGTTTTTCATGCTGCCTTCCTGTGAGTCTCTCCTTTGAGGACTATTTCTTGTCAGTTGACTATCTGGCAACTTTACGTCCTCAGATCATAGACCTAGGACCTTATGGAAATGACAGAATGGGAAACTGGTAAGAAGAGATCCAACAGATAGATACCTACCTTTAAGTGACCTCCTCCTTCCTTTGTTAGCTATGCCCTGGCACTGTGGACACAGAGAAATGAACAAGGTGTTAG
It encodes:
- the LOC127664415 gene encoding LOW QUALITY PROTEIN: spermatogenesis-associated protein 31D4-like (The sequence of the model RefSeq protein was modified relative to this genomic sequence to represent the inferred CDS: deleted 1 base in 1 codon; substituted 1 base at 1 genomic stop codon); this translates as MENILSFLNRSWSGFGSAFLDTGCNYIFLSGVGSILLYLWYLILKPFFPLPWKSQDIKKCQGIANKGRRRSLKGCRTTQRKTQEQRKLLSVVQSPLGELYDSSNFPQLLFPDPFCGVCNGATAKISRLLCQATLQDGAASISSMDSTFSATETSLTLSLSLPENAVGYSISDPTYEPSLQSSSIILPHQSVHLEDILSASPLDDTVLSESIPPVNAKSLLDHDSLHPFASLPLPQYATQETELLLQPTAILSLVGIPGELFTDVPINNSIYSSSHAVSEFIQQQTDTGNSSQLEPAHSVNQELLDLHSSESYLWGNTTTYLKLPGNLHFSSFGTVALLETQDGRKADSLKTWGKTSEFDHQNLAVSHPLGSSKERLHIPQQLSYSKTSEDQLEDKHTQFFCGLPSLHSESMNSIATVLTESSLTSRCFNRFSDSPVLTHHAPLPLPESQLHNLSQSLSQSQSQLVPQVNPQVQLQPPILVLSPSHSQLRICGVYFHNPQDEAQLLEPSAIHCLEYNILKKKQERVWGLLTVVKKSQQKFCPPPPNPSLVSQPSKTHVPRSISFENCLITSELRKKFEHHLRKRLILQRWGLPKRIRESLLWKNPQAELPESPSSKSNYGLSWIPFFKQQCRKDLHNIVLSQPGNFPAKQLEKKLLKAKRYSLDTVENQKTWSITKGTLDNSLQSGCETNLQCHSDILSCKLSETSEVSQCQKKLEISMKEHWTMHLNKTNENQITSTMSKSRHGPFPFTSYVNKEDRKAQKSSDNKDGYIKTISTVKKSVMQQTSFDNTSLEEXKGNRHSSDMPRMLAEVDPVPLGKRLNSGKTVQYPQETKMTGKKVFVSNKVCKGGHLSSLQP